A stretch of Mya arenaria isolate MELC-2E11 chromosome 14, ASM2691426v1 DNA encodes these proteins:
- the LOC128217316 gene encoding uncharacterized protein LOC128217316, with protein MLFVNSDVYVQLRPRNVDRKERHPGARERNSNKRQRLQDKRKIPPENAPRSRATEPQFHTTYSHDSAVKDFGRHETCSEQNEQQRVTSYYQKLSTIEAIRKSIDKTSRTKSATSANIPNWMLNLDINLDVSSVDIIPPYDDDVTLKSRASETFSERASLTFVENNSEDNIDNLSDSEKDYLEAVPNENKHQEKAKSVPIPDNKKREVYADTSVWPRQNKSVRPLSNTFRIATPFSAGWTNTEDTGPRRYQGDKKVMSMQQGGIRSTPMQPKSKKYINQMLTFHHMKHHEKKIRLAKPAIDSKMPNTFKYALDRKRLVDLVHRHFLQAGQKASGRMFVQSAVKTC; from the exons ATGCTTTTTGTAAATTCTGACGTATACGTCCAATTGAGGCCGCGAAATGTTGATCGGAAGGAACGTCATCCTGGTGCACGCGAACGGAATTCTAACAAGCGCCAACGTTTGCAAGACAAACGTAAAATACCACCAGAGAATGCTCCGAGGTCACGGGCAACAGAACCTCAGTTTCACACAACTTACAGTCATGACTCAGCAGTGAAGGATTTCGGTCGACATGAGACCTGCTCTGAGCAAAACGAACAACAGAGAGTGACGTCATATTATCAGAAACTCTCAACAATTGAGGCTATCCGAAAAAGTATTGATAAAACCTCACGCACCAAGTCTGCAACATCAGCTAATATTCCAAACTGGATGCTTAATTTAGACATAAATCTTGATGTTTCTTCAGTTGATATAATTCCACCATATGATGACGATGTAACGTTAAAATCTCGAGCGTCCGAGACGTTTTCCGAGCGCGCCTCtttaacatttgttgaaaataattcagAAGACAATATCGACAACTTAAGTGATTCTGAAAAAGATTATCTAGAGGCAGTCCCAAACGAAAACAAACACCAAGAAAAGGCTAAAAGTGTTCCAATCCCCGATAACAAAAAAAGAGAAGTTTACGCTGACACCTCAGTTTGGCCAAGACAGAATAAGAGTGTTCGCCCCTTATCAAATACGTTCAGAATAGCGACACCATTTTCCGCTGGGTGGACAAACACGGAAGATACAg GTCCGCGTCGTTACCAAGGCGATAAGAAGGTGATGTCTATGCAACAAGGTGGAATCAGGAGTACCC ctaTGCAGCCGAAatctaagaaatatattaacCAGATGTTAACTTTCCACCATATGAAACACCATGAAAAGAAAATAAGGCTGGCAAAAC CCGCCATTGACAGCAAGATGCCGAACACCTTTAAATATGCATTAG ACCGGAAGCGTTTGGTTGAT